In the genome of Populus trichocarpa isolate Nisqually-1 chromosome 10, P.trichocarpa_v4.1, whole genome shotgun sequence, the window ATTCACAGTAAGGGGAGAAAACCCTAGATAGATCGAAAATCTCAGTATTCCTCCTTttagcaaaaaagaaaatggctgctgttaaaaacatatatgactACATGGACAAGTTTGATGATTATGAATATCTAAGCTTCAATAAGTGCAGCATTCACAACTACTACAAATGGGACAGCAACAGTGATTTAAAGGTAACTTGCATAACTTCCTCGTCGCCCCATCTTTCTCAAGTTAGTTGTTAATAACTCACAATTATCGAGTGGGTGTAAGGATCAAAcctcaatatttgaaaaacaaatgttcATCAACATGGTTATAATCAGACAGGGAAGCAATAAAAGAGAACGAAGTCCAATTCATTTCTTACAACAGAACTGATAGGTGTGAATGTGTCCTGCCCTTTAGCCACAGTCCACGGGAGCCCTGCAGACTGACAAACAATACAAAGAAAAAGCCATTAATGAAGTCAATTTAAAATGCCCATTACTACACTCAACATTAAACGACAGAGATCGAGAATACACAGCAACACAATCAATACCTGGAACATACACTTCTTAAACAACAATCTCACATTCATATATTTTCCAGCATTACACACATAGTCCAACGCAAACATCCTTGCTTCACATTTACATTCACTTTCGCTACATCCGACAACTTCCTCCCACAAAACACAATTGTGTTCTCCTCATTTCTCCATACAATTATACGacgcaagaaaaaaatagtaaaaaaaagtatGTAATAACATTTTCTTGTTACAATCACTACAGATAAAAAacacaatctttttatttacttatttttaccTTAGCAGTAGCTTGTATTTCCCTAGCAGTCATATCCAATGCAAGCGCATacccttaaataaaaataaaaattacttcttctattttaaattttcagacaataaaaatccaactttaaaaaaataataacatttacaagaaaaacATCAACCTCCAACATAATCCATGGCAGTTGATTCAGGCACATCACGAGCTTTCTGGCCAATAACAACAGCAAGCTCGACTTCATGATGCAACGACTCCAACGGTTGTGGAATCTCGATCGTACCTCCGTTTTCCAAATAAGATGACGTCGGTTTCATAAACAACACCGGTTCCTATCCATCGCAGATTTTTcaaattacatatatatatatatatatatatatatataaattattgattatCGAGTGGTTATTTTGATGATTAGAGAAAAACCTTAGGGACGGCGTTGCCTAGTTCTTTGGCGTGAGCAGCGTAGTTACGGCCAACAGCAACGATCTTGGTTCCTACATGAAGTAGCTTTTGTATGCCTGCTGACGGTGATGCCATTACGATCAAGATCGGTCTTCTCTTTATCGGAGCAATGTCAAACGGCGATCGTCTTGGAGGAGTACACTGGACTTGCGACCTTTTATTGTTggagaaaggaaatgaaagggaAGAAGAAGTCAAAAGGTAACTCTCTAGACCCGACATGTCGTTAacacccaattaaaaaaatgatatctatatatatatatatatatagggactGCAAAAGGTCGGGCGGGGGGTGGGACGGGTTTTTAATAGATTCATATCCGACCCGGCACCCTCATGTCCGTTATTTGCATCCAATTAAATTGGGTAAAAACCTCACCGAATCAAATTAGATGATATCGAGTAGTGAAATTCCAATCCTCTGTATTAAAAGAAATCAGCTTTGTTCGAAAGATTATGAGGAGAAGCTCAAATTGGATTGTGTAGtggtcacacacacacacatacaggttattttttttcaatttttttttttttatgttttgttgatagggattttgaattgataatttatttgattttttttatccggtTACATGGTTTTCACAAAAAATCCTAGCTTTGAGTTGGTGTTTtactccatgaaaaaaaaaaaatttgttttttaaaagaaattaaaaatgagaggatcaatattgaaaaaaaaatggctgactttttgttttttttttaaatatgatttcaactctggcctttttttttttttatctttgtttaatttatcatttattttttaattttatttattaatattgtgttgATTAGAATTTGAGGTtgataatttattcaatttgctttttatatataattatacggtctcaaaaaaatattctatatcaagttggtgtttgatttcataaaaaaaaagaaattgattttattgtttgcaagaaattaaaaataagaggaCTAAagttgaaacaaagaaaaaatgacaaccattttattttattttttaaaaatgtgattTCAACTCTggtcctctttctttcttcttcttcttcttcttttttttttaacctttaattattattttttttaattttattcttaaatactTCGTTGATTAGGATTTAAGAtcgataatttattttgataaattttttatgtgatcatctcaatttaaaacaaaaatttcaacatTATGTTGGTTCTTgatttcacaaaaacaaatatgattttattgtttgaaaaagATTGAAGTATATCGAATTATAATCCTATATGGGTAACCTATATTAGATAGGAAAATATATGGAATTATAATACAAACTAAATTCATCATTTCTTGATAATAATATGAGTTCTACCTAAGCTATACCACTGATAAATTTTACCCATCAAGGACTCTTGTTTTGTGTTCTTCAACTACGTAGTTTTTTACATGTTTGTGATGTACAGACATCATTCTTAACAATCTCTGTTAGATGTACATTTTGAATTCAACTtgtaaaaatgacaaaataattgCGTCAGGTAAATTAATAACTCATCACAGGGAAGGGAAAAAAGAGTTTGCGCAATTATTTTACTGGCAATGACTCCAGCAATTTGACGTTTATAGTAAACGGTGGTTGGTTAGCTTCAGATAATCagaaatagaaaagattatACCATCATGctcttgatatatattttgcCATTGCTTCCGGGATTTAGTCAGAATATCCAGAAATAATTAATGTCCTGTAATTGCTTGGTGCGATACTGGTGGTGAATGTGGCTGGACTATTGAAGAGAAGGAGGAGCCACCTTTCAAGGGGCAGATCATTGCTCCTAAATCCAAGGAAAAGAAGCTCTAAAAATGAATGCCTACTTCACCGCTAGCCAAAAGTTATCAATGTGAGTTGGACAGCCTATAGAAAGCTTGTGCCTCTACCTGTCTGATTTACT includes:
- the LOC7496679 gene encoding probable acylpyruvase FAHD1, mitochondrial, producing MSGLESYLLTSSSLSFPFSNNKRSQVQCTPPRRSPFDIAPIKRRPILIVMASPSAGIQKLLHVGTKIVAVGRNYAAHAKELGNAVPKEPVLFMKPTSSYLENGGTIEIPQPLESLHHEVELAVVIGQKARDVPESTAMDYVGGYALALDMTAREIQATAKSAGLPWTVAKGQDTFTPISSVLSKSNVLDPNNLELWLKVDGEIRQKGSTKDMIFKIPFLISHISSIMTLFEGDVILTGTPQGVGPVKIGQKITAGITDLIDVHFNVEKRKRPGSC